In Candidatus Thermodiscus eudorianus, a single genomic region encodes these proteins:
- a CDS encoding metallophosphatase family protein — protein sequence MSRILVLSDIHGNLPALEAVLEAASGWDEVVVLGDLVDYGPWPGEVIDELKGLGASIVRGNHDHAVAYGVDCRCGEETHWLSTWFRSNVTLRLLDKASIDFLRSLPTRLETEIARVKTVLVHAAPSNPLYTYLHPWLGDDRLCSLLKPRLRLARGEEGMDCPRGLYLVGHTHHQFYRTVNGAVVANPGSVGQPRDGDPRAAYMVLDDSTGLIALGRVKYDVERVLRRLEELGVPEPYLGALKYMLVNARVPPRRAPAANP from the coding sequence TTGTCCAGGATACTGGTTCTCAGCGACATACACGGCAACCTACCGGCCCTAGAGGCGGTGCTGGAGGCGGCCAGCGGCTGGGACGAGGTAGTAGTCCTGGGTGACTTGGTCGACTACGGGCCATGGCCTGGAGAGGTCATAGACGAGTTGAAGGGGCTCGGGGCCTCGATCGTCAGGGGCAACCACGACCATGCAGTGGCTTATGGAGTCGATTGTAGGTGTGGCGAGGAGACCCACTGGCTGAGCACCTGGTTCAGGAGCAACGTGACGCTCCGGCTCCTAGATAAGGCCTCCATAGACTTCCTACGCAGCCTCCCCACTAGGCTTGAAACTGAGATAGCCAGGGTCAAGACGGTCCTAGTCCACGCGGCGCCCTCCAACCCACTCTACACCTACCTACACCCATGGCTCGGCGACGATAGACTCTGCAGCCTGTTAAAGCCAAGGCTGAGGCTGGCTAGAGGAGAAGAGGGCATGGATTGCCCTAGGGGCCTATACCTGGTCGGTCACACACACCACCAGTTCTATAGGACCGTTAATGGGGCAGTGGTGGCTAACCCTGGGAGCGTCGGGCAGCCGCGCGACGGCGATCCAAGAGCCGCCTACATGGTCCTCGACGACTCCACGGGCCTCATAGCCCTTGGAAGAGTCAAGTACGATGTTGAAAGGGTGCTGCGGAGGCTTGAAGAGCTCGGCGTGCCGGAACCCTACCTGGGGGCCCTCAAGTACATGCTGGTCAATGCCAGGGTTCCACCGAGGAGGGCTCCTGCCGCGAATCCCTAG
- a CDS encoding GNAT family N-acetyltransferase: MGLDDGGRISVDVASPRDLERITGIVRGLPEWFTPDAVAEVEEDAGRSHGFVIRVDGVVRGFVLLGERECCMEILWLAVERGFQGRGLGSLLLEAGAGYACSRGKRILSVKTYGGMDYEPYLATLKFYKSRGFKLYEVIEEYKPFGGQPAAILLKHLDCNTTTAKNPV, translated from the coding sequence TTGGGCTTAGATGACGGTGGGAGGATTAGCGTTGACGTTGCTAGCCCTCGTGATTTGGAGAGGATTACTGGTATAGTCCGGGGGCTCCCGGAGTGGTTTACCCCCGATGCCGTGGCTGAGGTGGAGGAGGACGCCGGTAGATCGCACGGTTTTGTGATCAGGGTTGATGGCGTGGTCAGGGGGTTCGTGTTGCTCGGCGAGAGGGAGTGCTGCATGGAGATACTGTGGCTGGCCGTGGAGAGGGGCTTCCAGGGCAGGGGGCTTGGAAGCCTGCTCTTAGAGGCGGGCGCCGGGTACGCGTGTAGCAGGGGGAAGCGTATCCTGTCTGTGAAGACGTATGGTGGGATGGACTACGAGCCCTACCTGGCCACCCTAAAATTCTATAAGAGTAGGGGCTTCAAGCTCTACGAGGTAATAGAGGAGTACAAGCCCTTCGGGGGACAACCGGCAGCGATACTCTTGAAACACCTAGACTGCAATACAACAACAGCCAAGAACCCAGTGTAA
- a CDS encoding acyl-CoA thioesterase, with protein sequence MAIFERVSRVYWNETDAAQISHFSSYFKYCEETEEEFFNQRLGVRWRPGDIMFPRVHASCNYMAPLRAHDRYKVEITEITVGRKSMTFKYRIHNLELNRQAAECEIATVAIDPATFKSVEIPKELVDSLLEQGAKLRETNKE encoded by the coding sequence ATGGCGATATTCGAGAGGGTAAGCAGGGTCTACTGGAACGAGACCGACGCCGCCCAGATATCACACTTCTCATCATACTTCAAATACTGCGAGGAGACCGAGGAGGAATTCTTCAACCAGAGGCTAGGAGTCAGGTGGAGGCCGGGCGACATAATGTTTCCACGAGTACACGCCTCGTGCAACTACATGGCACCCCTAAGAGCCCACGACCGGTACAAGGTCGAGATAACAGAGATAACCGTGGGCAGGAAGAGCATGACCTTCAAGTACAGGATCCACAACCTAGAACTAAACCGGCAAGCCGCGGAATGCGAGATAGCAACAGTAGCAATAGACCCAGCCACCTTCAAGTCGGTAGAGATCCCCAAGGAACTAGTAGACTCCCTATTAGAACAAGGAGCAAAACTCAGGGAAACAAACAAAGAATAG
- a CDS encoding NAD(P)/FAD-dependent oxidoreductase, producing MKKRIVVIGGGIAGVSFARTLKERGGDELDITIITKDPFYNAGPSKPLLLTGEQRLERITRGYEEVARSGIRVVFGLVDAVDPANRRVYFKEAPTRGGVGRELEYDYLLVAPGVVLDGGEIEGYREYWYNSGNVYEIGRINTLRERLWAATRGTVVVYAPPMPYRCAPAPSETSLLIHTVLKNRGVRDNFRIVHVDANDKPQPPVIADVVTGLFEEAGIELVAKTRIAEIADGHVVLDDGEKLDYTILALLEPNRAPSFIKEAGLGDKWFEVRSPQDLRHVKYDDVLAAGDVAKLPFPKNQEIAFESSLFAANNLIEELGLGETVKVQYAFLGWAYVGNLEGRLESLSVKFGLNFTTKPPKPSKDPQPKPEYTRAKDEWEQAYLKRLFGY from the coding sequence ATGAAGAAGAGGATCGTTGTCATAGGAGGAGGCATAGCCGGCGTCTCGTTTGCCAGGACCCTGAAGGAGCGCGGAGGAGACGAGCTGGACATAACCATTATAACCAAGGACCCCTTCTACAACGCCGGTCCCAGCAAGCCCCTCCTACTAACCGGAGAGCAACGGCTGGAGAGGATCACTAGGGGCTATGAGGAGGTGGCTAGGAGCGGTATAAGGGTGGTTTTCGGCCTCGTCGACGCTGTTGACCCGGCTAATAGGAGGGTGTACTTCAAGGAGGCCCCGACCCGGGGCGGCGTGGGGAGGGAGCTGGAGTATGACTACCTGCTGGTGGCTCCTGGCGTCGTATTGGATGGAGGCGAGATAGAGGGTTACAGGGAGTACTGGTATAACAGTGGGAACGTGTATGAGATAGGCAGGATAAACACGCTCCGGGAGAGGCTATGGGCCGCCACCCGTGGAACGGTCGTCGTCTATGCGCCGCCTATGCCCTATCGCTGTGCCCCGGCGCCAAGCGAGACTTCCCTGCTGATACACACTGTCTTGAAGAATAGGGGTGTGAGGGATAACTTTAGGATCGTGCACGTTGATGCGAATGACAAGCCCCAGCCCCCGGTTATTGCCGACGTGGTGACTGGGCTCTTCGAGGAGGCTGGTATAGAGCTGGTAGCGAAGACTAGGATAGCCGAGATAGCCGATGGACACGTAGTGCTGGACGATGGCGAGAAGCTGGACTATACCATACTAGCACTCCTAGAACCCAACAGGGCCCCCAGCTTCATAAAAGAAGCCGGGCTAGGAGACAAGTGGTTCGAAGTACGCTCCCCACAGGACCTAAGACACGTGAAGTACGACGACGTGCTAGCGGCTGGAGACGTGGCCAAGCTACCCTTCCCCAAGAACCAGGAGATCGCCTTCGAGAGCTCCCTCTTCGCCGCGAACAACCTGATAGAAGAGCTGGGCCTCGGCGAGACAGTGAAGGTGCAGTACGCCTTCCTGGGCTGGGCCTACGTCGGGAACCTAGAGGGGAGGCTGGAGTCCTTGAGCGTGAAGTTCGGCCTGAACTTCACGACGAAGCCGCCTAAGCCCTCTAAGGACCCGCAGCCGAAGCCCGAATACACCAGGGCCAAGGACGAGTGGGAGCAGGCCTACCTGAAGAGGCTCTTCGGCTACTAG
- a CDS encoding enoyl-CoA hydratase/isomerase family protein, which translates to MPIESSGNILYEVRDGVAYIVIDRPEKRNAMTLEMWKAFKEYTTRACSDGDVRVVVYRGRGGAFSAGDDIGDMYRLGGVEDSIGFFSVLKKAFTAVAGCPKVTVAVVDGVAVGGGGELLLAMDYVIATRDSLTGFPEIRIGLIPPLLSTLGVYVLGFRLAKKLALRGGFLDASEALEYGLFDEVVEPGELESRLEELVAEFKSLPVYAVSSIKRLAMESVRPALESGISELELLVLSREARERMRAFLEKRLPRPS; encoded by the coding sequence GTGCCCATAGAGTCCTCTGGGAACATCCTCTACGAGGTCAGGGATGGAGTAGCCTACATAGTCATCGACCGGCCCGAGAAGAGGAACGCTATGACACTGGAGATGTGGAAGGCCTTCAAGGAGTATACGACCAGGGCCTGCAGCGACGGGGATGTACGCGTAGTCGTGTACCGGGGGCGTGGCGGTGCCTTCTCGGCTGGAGACGATATAGGCGATATGTATAGGCTCGGAGGCGTTGAGGACTCCATAGGCTTCTTCAGTGTGCTGAAGAAGGCTTTCACGGCGGTTGCAGGGTGTCCCAAGGTCACTGTGGCGGTGGTGGATGGGGTGGCTGTTGGCGGTGGGGGAGAGCTGCTGCTTGCAATGGACTATGTAATAGCCACCAGAGACTCCCTCACGGGCTTCCCCGAGATACGCATAGGACTGATACCCCCGCTCCTATCAACCCTAGGAGTCTATGTCTTGGGCTTTAGGCTGGCTAAGAAGCTGGCCCTCCGGGGAGGCTTCCTAGACGCTAGCGAGGCCCTGGAGTATGGGTTGTTTGACGAGGTCGTGGAGCCCGGCGAGCTTGAATCTAGGCTTGAGGAGCTGGTGGCCGAGTTCAAGTCGCTGCCCGTATATGCGGTTTCTAGTATAAAGAGGCTTGCCATGGAGAGTGTGAGGCCGGCCCTTGAGTCTGGGATCTCAGAGTTGGAGTTGTTGGTGTTGTCGCGTGAGGCTAGGGAGAGGATGAGGGCGTTCTTGGAGAAGAGGCTTCCTAGACCATCATGA
- a CDS encoding cytosine permease, which yields MSERSDKGLGTIEFTLLMFSMTTCLPLFFLGPLAYQQGLGLGQALVATLAGNGVIAVAMILNGLPGLRERIDYTVHARRVFGGLYKIPVFLRGLVGGLWYGVEAFNGALAMALIILYIAGVREGIIDKAMIILPLLLLVYVASATLVYRMGVTAVGKAASVAGPILLLYFAYLALNSTRLNLASVSVPRGVPWLSAAFLTYLAIQTNWWATVAINISDLTRSARNAYSIAVGVMVGMLGGQLLGTLLGYLLAVQSGTALPHEIILKGAPTAGVVVIGLLFAFLAPWTTDLAANIPALDDLVKGLVGRRRVSSAVIAGLLGFVLAPWYAMDKAQDIVGYVAGFAASYGVLLGPILGSMLAYLVDRRVSGVPAFASMILGIAASYLYGAVLGSTVYYSLGGVSIPFPPGESIYVGLVTSLAAAVLWARLAMR from the coding sequence GTGAGCGAGCGCTCGGATAAAGGCTTGGGGACTATCGAGTTCACACTCCTCATGTTCTCCATGACCACGTGCCTCCCGCTATTCTTCCTGGGGCCACTAGCCTACCAGCAGGGACTAGGGCTTGGACAGGCGCTGGTAGCGACGCTAGCCGGGAACGGAGTGATAGCGGTGGCTATGATCCTGAACGGGCTACCGGGCCTGAGGGAGAGGATCGACTACACGGTTCATGCTAGGCGCGTCTTCGGGGGCCTCTACAAGATCCCAGTCTTCCTCAGGGGATTGGTCGGCGGGTTGTGGTATGGGGTTGAGGCCTTCAACGGGGCCCTGGCCATGGCCCTCATAATACTGTATATTGCTGGCGTGAGGGAGGGGATTATCGATAAGGCCATGATAATCCTCCCGCTACTCCTCCTAGTCTATGTGGCCTCGGCCACCCTGGTATATAGGATGGGAGTCACGGCTGTGGGCAAGGCCGCGAGTGTCGCGGGCCCTATACTCCTGCTATACTTCGCTTATCTGGCTCTAAACAGTACAAGGCTCAACCTAGCCAGCGTAAGCGTGCCCCGAGGGGTGCCGTGGCTCAGCGCCGCCTTCCTAACCTACCTGGCCATACAGACTAACTGGTGGGCCACGGTTGCGATAAACATAAGCGACTTGACGAGGTCGGCCAGGAATGCCTACAGTATAGCAGTGGGGGTCATGGTGGGCATGCTCGGGGGCCAACTGCTAGGGACTCTCCTAGGCTACCTACTGGCGGTACAGTCTGGGACTGCGTTGCCGCATGAGATAATACTCAAGGGCGCCCCGACTGCTGGCGTGGTTGTCATAGGCCTCCTCTTCGCATTCCTAGCCCCCTGGACCACTGACCTAGCGGCTAACATACCGGCTCTCGACGATCTAGTCAAGGGCCTGGTGGGTAGGCGGAGGGTTTCATCGGCGGTCATAGCGGGCCTGCTGGGCTTCGTACTGGCTCCCTGGTACGCGATGGATAAGGCCCAGGACATAGTGGGCTATGTGGCCGGGTTCGCGGCCAGCTACGGGGTGTTGTTGGGCCCGATACTGGGTAGCATGCTGGCCTACCTGGTGGACAGGAGGGTTTCTGGCGTCCCGGCGTTCGCGTCTATGATACTGGGGATCGCCGCGTCATACCTCTACGGGGCGGTCCTCGGGAGCACTGTCTACTATAGCCTGGGTGGAGTGTCTATACCGTTCCCGCCTGGCGAGTCTATCTATGTGGGCCTGGTAACGAGTCTCGCGGCCGCGGTTCTGTGGGCTAGGCTGGCCATGAGATGA
- a CDS encoding glycerophosphodiester phosphodiesterase — MALKVIGHRANSGRIVQLYRLSNVNYVEIDIRQVDGDIVVGHGRPVINRASIIGRAWAWLDYKLFFRDPFIGVRTLSEWLEVIKSKLEVKGILLDLKNRIDPRVLGDTLSSLGFDGEVYLSMEDHRHIKQFKETVDATGILASYSIMPYDIVECTHMSGADGVTLRKDYVDPNTVSRLHEEGLLVFAWTVNRSEDAVRVARAGVDGIISDRPGLVSRVLREEGLV; from the coding sequence ATGGCGTTAAAGGTGATAGGCCACAGGGCTAATAGCGGTAGGATAGTGCAGCTCTACAGGCTATCCAACGTGAACTACGTCGAGATAGACATCAGGCAGGTGGACGGGGACATAGTGGTCGGCCATGGCAGGCCCGTGATAAACAGGGCGTCCATCATAGGGAGGGCATGGGCCTGGCTGGACTACAAGCTATTCTTCAGGGACCCCTTCATAGGCGTGCGCACCCTCAGCGAGTGGCTGGAGGTGATAAAGTCCAAGCTGGAGGTCAAGGGCATACTGCTGGACCTGAAGAACAGGATAGACCCAAGGGTGCTGGGAGACACGCTATCGTCCCTGGGCTTCGACGGAGAAGTATACCTGTCAATGGAAGACCACAGACACATAAAACAGTTCAAGGAGACCGTGGACGCGACGGGCATACTAGCCTCATACAGCATAATGCCCTACGACATAGTCGAGTGCACCCATATGAGCGGGGCCGACGGGGTGACCCTGAGGAAGGACTACGTCGACCCAAACACTGTGTCGAGGCTCCACGAGGAGGGCCTACTCGTATTCGCGTGGACCGTTAACAGGAGCGAAGACGCCGTCCGGGTGGCTAGGGCCGGGGTGGATGGAATCATATCTGATAGGCCGGGTCTTGTGTCGAGGGTCCTCAGGGAGGAGGGCCTAGTCTAG
- a CDS encoding ABC transporter ATP-binding protein, producing MVSIQLVKVTKRFQNVEAVRDIDLEIPDGKFTALLGPSGSGKTTLLYLIAGIYKPTRGKILFDGRDVTGLKPNERNIGLVFQNYALYPHMTVYENISFPLRLAKKPKSHIDRKVNEVASMLQIKHLLDRYPSQLSGGQQQRVALARALVKEPSVLLLDEPLSNLDAMLRLRIRSELKRLQRDLGITAVYVTHDQSEALAMADKIVVIHNGVIQQEGDPHEVYRYPRNVFVASFIGSPPANIFPARVDLSEEPCVILPGGKYCPRGILAERLRRLGKDTVLFGFRPEDVELVDAPRHNGGVVIEAEVYTVEPLGREVIVTVRIDGNMAKVLAPPGVNRRMGDRVYIVVPRDKIMLFDPDTEKNLRSLD from the coding sequence ATGGTCTCGATACAGCTGGTGAAGGTGACGAAGCGCTTCCAGAACGTCGAGGCTGTAAGGGACATCGACCTAGAGATACCCGACGGCAAGTTCACGGCGCTACTAGGTCCGAGTGGGAGCGGGAAGACCACGCTTCTATACCTCATTGCCGGGATATACAAGCCCACCCGGGGCAAGATACTATTCGACGGGAGAGACGTCACAGGCCTCAAACCAAACGAGAGGAACATAGGCCTCGTCTTCCAGAACTACGCCCTATACCCCCACATGACTGTCTACGAGAACATAAGCTTCCCCCTGAGGCTCGCCAAGAAGCCAAAATCCCATATAGACAGGAAGGTGAATGAGGTAGCCTCCATGCTCCAGATAAAACACCTACTAGACAGGTACCCCTCCCAGCTGAGCGGTGGGCAGCAGCAGAGGGTCGCCCTGGCGAGGGCCCTAGTCAAGGAGCCCAGCGTGCTCCTCCTAGACGAGCCCCTAAGCAACCTAGACGCGATGCTGAGGCTGAGGATTAGGAGCGAGTTGAAGAGGCTCCAGAGGGACCTCGGCATAACGGCCGTCTACGTGACCCACGACCAGAGCGAGGCCCTGGCTATGGCCGATAAAATCGTGGTCATCCATAACGGGGTGATACAGCAGGAGGGGGACCCGCACGAGGTCTACAGGTATCCCCGGAACGTGTTCGTGGCAAGCTTCATAGGGAGCCCTCCAGCCAATATATTCCCGGCTAGGGTCGACCTCTCGGAGGAGCCCTGCGTAATACTGCCCGGAGGAAAATACTGTCCACGGGGGATCCTTGCCGAGAGGCTGAGGAGGCTCGGGAAGGACACCGTGTTGTTCGGCTTCAGGCCGGAGGACGTTGAGCTCGTGGATGCGCCCCGCCATAACGGGGGAGTAGTCATAGAGGCTGAGGTCTACACTGTAGAGCCCCTGGGCAGGGAGGTCATAGTCACCGTGAGGATAGACGGTAACATGGCCAAGGTGCTGGCCCCTCCAGGGGTTAACAGGAGGATGGGTGACAGGGTCTACATCGTGGTCCCCAGGGATAAGATAATGCTCTTCGATCCCGACACCGAGAAGAACCTTAGGAGCCTAGACTAG
- a CDS encoding carbohydrate ABC transporter permease, whose translation MAGGRDEIKGPLATGKGAALVIGVLLLASMPLILAYTTLVLTSFADTIVSNPWVEFHWTLDNWRAFFRGELSTTHARIYTTGEIVRMIGNTFIVALGVTLVVLFGSVTSAYAYSRIRYRWRMGSLKLLLLLHAFPGVALIVGVYTIYYYTLVKYVPASSRVLYSFIFVVFARASLEIPMAIWVLKGFFDRVPWELEWSVIIDGGSRWTALRHAVLPLVKPGIAAIAIFAFLAGWEDLIYVMIFLPPNQKTLATFIEGQLASGSLETSYLPIMAAAGTLYLLPTIIFFIFTQRLLLETMSGGLKG comes from the coding sequence GTGGCTGGTGGCAGGGACGAGATCAAGGGGCCTCTGGCTACTGGCAAGGGGGCGGCGCTAGTCATAGGAGTACTGCTCCTGGCCTCCATGCCCCTCATACTAGCCTACACCACCCTGGTGCTGACGAGCTTCGCCGACACCATAGTGTCTAACCCGTGGGTCGAGTTCCACTGGACTCTAGACAACTGGAGGGCCTTCTTCCGGGGAGAGCTGAGCACGACCCACGCCAGGATATACACCACCGGGGAGATAGTTAGGATGATCGGCAACACCTTCATAGTAGCCCTTGGGGTTACGCTCGTAGTGCTCTTCGGGAGCGTCACGAGCGCTTACGCCTACTCCCGGATAAGGTACCGGTGGAGGATGGGGAGCCTCAAGCTACTCCTCCTACTCCACGCCTTCCCCGGGGTGGCGTTGATAGTCGGGGTATACACGATATACTACTATACGCTGGTGAAGTATGTCCCAGCCTCCAGCAGGGTGCTCTACTCGTTCATCTTCGTAGTCTTCGCCAGGGCCAGCCTAGAGATACCCATGGCCATATGGGTCTTGAAGGGCTTCTTCGACAGGGTCCCCTGGGAGCTCGAATGGTCAGTCATCATCGACGGGGGGAGCCGGTGGACCGCGCTTAGGCACGCTGTGCTGCCACTGGTCAAGCCGGGGATAGCGGCTATAGCGATATTCGCGTTCCTAGCCGGCTGGGAGGACCTGATATACGTGATGATATTCCTACCGCCCAACCAGAAGACCCTCGCCACCTTCATAGAGGGCCAGCTGGCCAGCGGGAGCCTTGAGACGAGCTATCTACCCATAATGGCGGCCGCCGGCACCCTCTACCTATTGCCCACGATCATCTTCTTCATATTTACGCAACGCCTACTACTAGAGACTATGAGCGGCGGGCTTAAGGGGTGA
- a CDS encoding sugar ABC transporter permease translates to MPKPRLDRNNAIFFLLPALILIIAFYILPLIVTAWVSFTPLRNWRVSLLTEFIGLKNYENLFHFVAKHPLGGLVVKTTIVFVAFTLIVNVLGGLLLAIMTYIIEERVSLSFRLLWLLPRMTPLAVFGLIWYYFFYGSPEGTLNAFLLRLGLIDSPHFWGTEPQFLPWSAWSIIVFVNGIVGVSYGLIIFYSAFKNIPPELIVAARVDGASTWQIVRHILVPMTRWHLVFVTVWQLLSLVTSYTHLFVLVDWRIVDEWYGTTWALFVFNEAFGAVKNQGLAAAAAVILVIIGSLLGLLTLRIMRFGKITPQPRGDI, encoded by the coding sequence ATGCCCAAGCCAAGACTGGACAGGAACAACGCAATATTTTTTCTATTACCGGCTCTAATCCTCATCATAGCCTTCTACATACTCCCCCTCATAGTGACGGCCTGGGTAAGCTTCACCCCCCTCAGGAACTGGCGCGTGAGCCTGCTAACCGAGTTCATCGGGCTCAAGAACTACGAGAACCTATTCCACTTCGTGGCGAAGCACCCCCTGGGAGGGCTGGTGGTCAAGACGACTATAGTATTCGTGGCGTTCACCCTTATAGTAAACGTGCTGGGAGGCCTGCTACTAGCCATAATGACCTATATTATAGAGGAGCGCGTGAGCCTATCCTTCAGGCTACTCTGGCTCCTCCCCAGGATGACCCCCCTGGCGGTCTTCGGCCTCATATGGTACTACTTCTTCTACGGCAGCCCCGAGGGCACTCTCAACGCGTTCCTGCTGAGGCTCGGTCTGATCGACAGCCCCCACTTCTGGGGCACGGAGCCCCAGTTCCTCCCCTGGAGCGCGTGGTCTATCATAGTATTCGTCAACGGCATCGTCGGGGTGAGCTATGGGCTGATAATATTCTACAGCGCGTTCAAGAACATACCACCAGAGCTCATCGTGGCCGCCAGGGTCGACGGGGCTTCAACGTGGCAGATAGTCAGGCACATACTCGTACCAATGACCAGGTGGCACTTGGTGTTCGTCACCGTATGGCAGCTCTTGAGCCTGGTGACCAGCTACACCCACCTCTTCGTGCTGGTGGACTGGCGTATTGTAGATGAGTGGTATGGGACGACCTGGGCGCTCTTCGTGTTCAACGAGGCCTTCGGAGCCGTCAAGAACCAGGGCCTGGCCGCGGCGGCAGCCGTCATACTAGTGATAATCGGTAGCCTACTCGGCCTGCTCACGCTCCGGATAATGAGGTTCGGGAAGATAACCCCACAGCCCCGGGGTGACATATAG
- a CDS encoding extracellular solute-binding protein yields the protein MKAKTILAMVLLVTLLAPATLPLVSHAAAPELTGDWEADVLAVGRWLQENGVTQVHYTVQAAGDPNSVMRMYGIVEAAHRINDVWSKNGINVEVKVDTNWESSFSKQFDNFVTQYDLGQNGDFFVNSYIYIATLAADGRLLDITQWVNKYWDSVFKDFYKPLMDAAKYQGKYYGIPQDTEARPLYIRKDVAKCMGWNLEGLDEKVKNGEFTWKDVYAKAKEAVEKGCSDWGLIHRKGSAHPDLIQFIFAFNGQLYDPDTGKLVVDRTAVYKWLATEKAFADAKLLPRNIMDWDWATQIHPTIVGARKADGGTGNTLFDIGGTWYWTEWQTKDYYLDPQTGQKRPLTPEEVKEKFYYTLFPAGEPGDKPVTLSQPFMWMIAANAGKDNPHFDDPTYKTVYQELAFLMVVAASDPVINAVHSVISAHVPVRKEASALLKDEEFINNLLSLKLPFSQEVIDAIAPIVQKTANPINIEFLANVSYMLDYTHLAPSHPYYSKLADVFKQAVDRVLKGQMTPEQAVNFIEDSVKADPDLSGSVEFKGSIPQGWSLVPTATQTTQQPAQTTTTSQAASPETTTTTTTGGKGGTSTALVVGVVVIIIIIVAAYLALRGKGQG from the coding sequence ATGAAGGCCAAAACAATACTAGCTATGGTCTTACTCGTCACACTACTCGCGCCAGCAACCCTCCCACTCGTAAGCCACGCAGCGGCGCCAGAGCTGACCGGGGACTGGGAAGCCGACGTATTAGCCGTTGGCCGCTGGCTGCAGGAGAACGGCGTGACCCAGGTGCACTACACGGTCCAGGCGGCTGGTGACCCCAACAGCGTCATGAGGATGTACGGTATAGTCGAGGCCGCCCACAGGATCAACGACGTATGGAGCAAGAACGGTATAAACGTGGAGGTAAAGGTTGACACCAACTGGGAGTCCAGCTTCAGCAAGCAGTTCGACAACTTCGTGACCCAGTACGACCTCGGCCAGAACGGCGACTTCTTCGTCAACAGCTACATCTACATAGCAACACTCGCAGCCGACGGTAGGCTGCTCGACATAACGCAGTGGGTCAACAAGTACTGGGACAGCGTCTTCAAGGACTTCTACAAGCCCCTAATGGACGCCGCCAAATACCAGGGCAAGTACTATGGAATCCCGCAGGACACCGAGGCAAGGCCACTATACATCAGGAAGGACGTGGCGAAGTGCATGGGCTGGAACCTAGAAGGCCTGGACGAGAAGGTGAAGAACGGCGAGTTCACCTGGAAGGACGTCTACGCCAAGGCCAAGGAGGCCGTTGAGAAGGGATGCAGCGACTGGGGACTCATACACAGGAAGGGAAGCGCCCACCCAGACCTGATACAGTTCATATTCGCCTTCAACGGCCAGCTCTACGACCCCGACACGGGCAAGCTAGTCGTAGACAGGACCGCGGTCTACAAGTGGCTCGCCACCGAGAAGGCATTCGCAGACGCCAAGCTACTGCCACGCAACATAATGGACTGGGACTGGGCCACCCAGATACACCCAACCATAGTCGGCGCTAGGAAGGCCGACGGCGGGACGGGTAACACGCTCTTCGACATAGGCGGTACATGGTACTGGACCGAGTGGCAGACGAAGGACTACTATCTAGACCCGCAGACGGGTCAGAAGAGGCCGCTAACCCCTGAGGAGGTCAAGGAGAAGTTCTACTACACGTTATTCCCAGCCGGCGAGCCTGGCGACAAGCCAGTAACCCTGAGCCAGCCATTCATGTGGATGATAGCCGCCAACGCGGGCAAGGACAACCCGCACTTCGACGACCCAACCTATAAGACCGTCTACCAGGAGCTAGCCTTCCTAATGGTGGTAGCCGCCAGCGACCCGGTGATAAACGCGGTCCACAGCGTGATATCGGCCCACGTGCCTGTGAGGAAGGAGGCCTCAGCCCTCCTCAAGGACGAGGAGTTCATAAACAACCTGCTAAGCCTAAAGCTGCCCTTCTCGCAGGAGGTGATAGACGCTATAGCCCCGATAGTCCAGAAGACCGCTAACCCGATAAACATAGAGTTCCTGGCTAACGTGAGCTACATGCTAGACTACACCCACCTAGCGCCAAGCCACCCATACTACTCGAAGCTGGCCGACGTGTTCAAGCAGGCGGTCGACAGGGTGCTCAAGGGGCAGATGACCCCGGAGCAGGCGGTCAACTTCATAGAGGATAGCGTGAAGGCCGACCCAGACCTCTCCGGGAGCGTAGAGTTCAAGGGCTCCATACCACAGGGCTGGAGCCTAGTGCCAACCGCTACACAGACCACACAGCAGCCAGCCCAGACGACCACCACAAGCCAGGCCGCCAGCCCAGAGACCACGACAACAACCACGACCGGCGGCAAGGGCGGGACCTCAACCGCCCTGGTAGTCGGGGTAGTGGTGATCATAATCATAATAGTGGCGGCGTACCTAGCCCTAAGGGGTAAGGGGCAGGGCTAG